One Myripristis murdjan chromosome 18, fMyrMur1.1, whole genome shotgun sequence DNA window includes the following coding sequences:
- the LOC115376971 gene encoding Fc receptor-like B: MESPSLLRLLSSLTLRPSTAQLFYGESLHLSCEEDSAGWTVKRNTTIETMSECGRNWGKLTASFCRISFTLPSHSGVYWCESREGATSNTVNITITGGDVILQSPVLPVMEGAAVTLNCTTRSPSNLPADFYKDGSLIRTESARQMTIHNVSKSDEGLYHCTISGYGQSATSRLAVAAPPTTKALPTAKAPPTARAPSTSMSAPTDSAPLLSPVRLLCHLVVFCPYCISTLLLVSLWRQRSAGPEPPVSMATVQGLDDEYDDVIADVTTEHDF; encoded by the exons ATGGAGAGCCCATCTCTACTACGGCTGCTCT ccTCCCTGACTCTCAGGCCCAGCACAGCTCAGCTGTTTTATGGTGAGTCTCTTCATCTGAGCTGTGAGGAAGACTCTGCTGGATGGACAGTGAAGAGGAACACAACCATAGAAACCATGTCAGAGTGTGGGCGCAACTGGGGAAAACTAACAGCTTCCTTCTGCAGAATCAGTTTTACTCTCCCATCACACAGTGGAGTTTACTGGTGTGAGTCCAGAGAGGGAGCAACCAGCAACACCGTCAACATCACCATCACTG GTGGTGATGTGATCCTGCAGAGTCCTGTCCTTCCTGTgatggagggagctgctgtgacTCTGAACTGTACAACCAGGTCTCCCTCCAACCTCCCAGCTGATTTCTATAAAGATGGCTCGCTCATCAGGACTGAGTCTGCACGACAGATGACCATCCACAATGTTTCCAAGTCTGATGAAGGTCTCTACCACTGCACCATCTCTGGTTATGGACAGTCAGCAACCAGCCGGCTGGCTGTGGCAG CTCCACCCACTACCAAAGCCCTGCCTACTGCCAAAGCCCCACCCACTGCTAGGGCTCCATCCACTTCCATGTCAGCACCCACTGACTCAGCTCCCCTGCTGTCTCCTGTCAGACTGctctgccacctagtggtgtTCTGTCCTTACTGCATCTCAACTCTGCTCCTGGTGTCTCTGTGGCGCCAGAGGTCTGCAG GACCTGAGCCAcctgtctccatggcaacagtgcaGGGATTGGATGACGAGTATGATGATGTCATTGCAGATGTCACCACCGAGCATGACTTCTGA